The Bacteroidales bacterium region TGAAGGAATATTATCTTCAGCCGGAGGCGACTGCCAGGGCATTTCTCGGGGGCTGGTTCCATTCCGGCGACCTGGCAGTCTGGCATCCTGATGGTTACATCGAGTTGCGTGACAGGCTGAAAGATATTATTATTTCAGGGGGCGAAAATATTTCTACTATTGAGATCGAGCAACTGGTGGTCAGGCACCCTGCCGTGCTGGAATGCGCCGTCGTAGCTATCCCGGATGAGAAATGGGGAGAACGTCCGAAAGCTTTCGTGACTTTAAAAAGAGATGCCAGGGCTACAGAAGAAGAGATCATCAGCTTCTGCAGGGAACATGCTGCACATTTCAAATGCCCTGTTGCCGTTGAGTTTGGAGAATTGCCAAAGACCTCTACCGGTAAGATCCAGAAGTATATTTTACGTGAAAAAGAATGGGCTGGAAAGAGGAAGAGGATTAATTAAGGAGTAGTCCCGCGAGGATTGGGCGGATTATTTTATCGGACGAACGAGCGATCGAACGATCAGGTGATATTCGATTTGTTCCACAAGATTTGTCCCGCCAGGGACGACTGAAAATAGCCCCGGACACCCGTCCGGGGATTGATATGATGGCCATTAATTTCAAGTCCCTTTGGGGACGGCCGAAATATGGAGATGTCATCTCGTTTAAATATCGTTTCATTCGTCCCGAAGGGACTTTTTAATTGACACCGCTCCTTTTTCCCCGGATTTCATCCGGGTCTACTTTCATACCTCCCTGACGGGAGGTGTTAATATAAAGAATATTTTGATTTTTCATTCAATTATTTGCAACCTATTTAGATTTATTCTAAATTTGCACCCGATTTCTTAGCCTAAAAAAAACCAAATCATATGTTGAAAATCAACTTTTTACTTGTCATTATTTTTCTATCTCTTCTTGCACCGTTCATTATAAAGGCGCAAGAGGAATTAGGAATTTATGAGCATTTGGACGAATATATTCCGAATGACCTGGTATTTGTAACTGATAAATATGATACCGTAAACCTTCTCAAGCAGATAGACAAACCAACGGTAATTGTGCCGGTTTACTACGAATGTCCCGGCCTGTGTAGCCCGCTGCTGGAAGGGGTTGCCGATGTTATCTCAAAAGCCTCCATCGAACTTGGAAAAGATTACCAGGTTTTCACTATCAGCTTTAATCCGGATGAAAAAACGAGACTTGGCAAAGAGAAAAAGGAAAATTATGCCAAACTGGTTAAAAACAACAGCGATATGGAGCATGGATGGATCTTTCATACCGGCGATAGCACAAATATCAGCAAACTGCTTAATAGCTTAGGATACAAGGTTAAAAGAGAAGGAAAGGAATGGATACACCCGGCAGCGATCATCGTTCTTAGTCCGGATGGAAAAATTACCCGTTATCTTCATGGAACCTATTTTCTTCCATTTGACCTCAAAATGGCGGTCGTTGAAGCCTCTCATGGAAAATCGGGCCCTACCATCAATAAAATGCTGAAGTTTTGCTTCAGCTATGATGCACAAGGCAAGAAGTATGTT contains the following coding sequences:
- a CDS encoding SCO family protein yields the protein MLKINFLLVIIFLSLLAPFIIKAQEELGIYEHLDEYIPNDLVFVTDKYDTVNLLKQIDKPTVIVPVYYECPGLCSPLLEGVADVISKASIELGKDYQVFTISFNPDEKTRLGKEKKENYAKLVKNNSDMEHGWIFHTGDSTNISKLLNSLGYKVKREGKEWIHPAAIIVLSPDGKITRYLHGTYFLPFDLKMAVVEASHGKSGPTINKMLKFCFSYDAQGKKYVFNITKVSGSIIMLMVLGFFVSLVLKSKKNKKPSIEN